One Mycolicibacterium sp. TUM20985 genomic window, CATCCCCAGATGTCGCGAGGGGGCTCGCCGAAGCAAGCGAGCTGATCGACGATCGTCTGTGTGCCAAAGAGTCTCGACGTCGTCTTCGACGGGCAAGGTGGCGTAGCGACGACTGCGCAGCTGCTGTCAGCCCTGAGCCGTAGCCAGCTCGACACCAGGATCGCGCGAGGCGACCTGATCAAGGTGTGGCCCGGGGTCTACGGCCGTGAGGAGCCCGACGCGCACGTCCGGCTTCGCGGTCTCGACCTTCGAGCCGGCGAACCCGTGGCAGTCTGCCTGTCCACCGCGGCGGCGGCCCATGGCTTCGACACCGAAGGCGTCGACGATCTGCATGTGTTGACGCCGGCCCGGCATCAACTTCGAAACTCCGATGGACTCGTGGTTCACCGGCGCGACGGAGCGCCTGTGGTTCAGGTCGAGAGCAGGCCGGCAACGGCACCGGCGTGGACGGCGGTCGAGGTGGCGCGCGCCTTGCGGCGGCCGCGGGCGCTCGCGACGCTCGATGCGGCGTTGCGCAGCGGCCACTGCGATCGTCGCGAACTA contains:
- a CDS encoding PDDEXK family nuclease, which produces MPKSLDVVFDGQGGVATTAQLLSALSRSQLDTRIARGDLIKVWPGVYGREEPDAHVRLRGLDLRAGEPVAVCLSTAAAAHGFDTEGVDDLHVLTPARHQLRNSDGLVVHRRDGAPVVQVESRPATAPAWTAVEVARALRRPRALATLDAALRSGHCDRRELGLAAIAQAGRRGIVAVRDLIPLADAAAESPMESESRLMMIDGGLPMPELQYEVIDLSGRLWRLDFAWPDAKVAVEYDGFDFHSDPDALRRDRQKRAALLELGWTVISIVSDDVRRRSYETVRWIAMELENERAA